The following proteins are co-located in the Nerophis ophidion isolate RoL-2023_Sa linkage group LG04, RoL_Noph_v1.0, whole genome shotgun sequence genome:
- the mrps17 gene encoding 28S ribosomal protein S17, mitochondrial, which yields MSVKQASVHAKWIIGRVIGTKMQKTAKVRVTRLVLDPYLLKYYNRRKTYFAHDALQQCTVGDVVLLKALPEPRAKHVKHELAEVVYKVGQVVDPLTGKRVAGREFVEPPTDLLQTPDHLTLSQKLQEMDITETHSSH from the exons ATGTCGGTAAAGCAGGCTTCCGTCCACGCCAAGTGGATCATTGGAAGGGTCATCGGGACCAAGATGCAGAAGACCGCCAAGGTGCGCGTGACACGGCTGGTGCTGGACCCTTACCTGCTCAAG TACTACAACAGGAGGAAGACGTACTTTGCCCATGATGCTTTGCAGCAGTGCACGGTGGGCGATGTGGTGCTGCTCAAAGCTCTGCCCGAGCCTCGAGCCAAACACGTCAAACACGAACTGGCTGAGGTGGTCTACAAGGTGGGTCAGGTGGTGGACCCGCTGACGGGAAAGCGCGTGGCAGGGAGGGAGTTTGTGGAGCCTCCGACGGACCTTCTTCAGACTCCCGATCACCTGACATTGTCCCAGAAGCTGCAGGAGATGGACATCACTGAAACGCACTCATCACATTGA